One genomic segment of Thermococcus sp. M39 includes these proteins:
- a CDS encoding phosphoadenosine phosphosulfate reductase family protein, which yields MRRGPVFLGKAYIHWCEKCNVPLISERCDIHGKEGIFKLDLTPPADVRFAFEKDLEFIKREFKKHYGVDISEIIDGKIVLLNKTPGEDDIYEIIFDGYIFGWLRFDPLELKWKPGLKVEGAIALWKRFGKNMRKWIIVDEGAVEPIKKGANVLPVGIIEADPSIKIGDDVIIVSESGEVIATGIAKKDYEQLINPKERGTGIKTRHQRSVNYREGKNATIDDVIRANKSALEERVREAREFIRKTAEKIKLPMAVAFSGGKDSLAVLGLMLEEFGGGFTIFFNNTGIEFPETLQYIEDMKKDLKDKDIEFIVADAKDAFWHAINVFSPPGRDYRWCCKVTKLGPITLTIKEHYPQGVLMFVGQRKYESIQRYKQPRIWKNPWVPNEIGASPIFHWNALEVWLYIFSRKLKYNPLYEKRLDRIGCFLCPSSSLAEIYTLKEEKPELWDRWEKELEKWRKRLDLPEEWITYGFWRWRQLSRGQKKLAEQLGIELPEKRVWEPVRYSIEEHDDGYLVKLNTAINLKRIKEVAPILGEVEIGENYIKVGEIVFKEEGIFTSERREGVQAYYLVKRAYECVGCGVCVGRCPENALSINPKTRKIVVDYTKCIHCGECMEVCPLLKIKNPREESQL from the coding sequence ATGAGAAGAGGTCCAGTATTTTTGGGGAAAGCTTACATTCACTGGTGTGAGAAGTGCAATGTTCCTCTAATCAGCGAGAGATGTGATATTCATGGAAAAGAAGGAATTTTCAAGCTGGATTTAACTCCCCCCGCAGATGTCAGATTCGCTTTTGAAAAGGATTTGGAGTTCATCAAGAGGGAGTTCAAAAAGCACTATGGAGTTGATATCAGCGAGATAATTGATGGAAAGATTGTTCTCCTTAATAAAACTCCAGGAGAAGATGATATCTACGAGATAATATTTGATGGCTATATTTTTGGATGGCTCCGCTTTGACCCGCTAGAACTTAAATGGAAGCCAGGGCTTAAGGTTGAAGGAGCGATTGCACTTTGGAAACGCTTTGGGAAGAATATGAGAAAATGGATCATTGTGGATGAAGGTGCTGTGGAGCCAATAAAGAAAGGTGCAAATGTTCTGCCTGTAGGCATAATTGAGGCAGATCCTTCAATTAAGATAGGGGACGACGTCATAATTGTAAGTGAAAGCGGAGAAGTAATTGCCACAGGAATAGCGAAGAAAGACTATGAGCAGCTTATAAATCCAAAAGAGAGAGGGACAGGCATTAAAACAAGGCACCAGAGAAGTGTTAACTACAGGGAGGGCAAAAATGCCACCATTGATGATGTGATCAGAGCTAACAAATCAGCACTTGAAGAAAGGGTTAGAGAAGCAAGAGAGTTTATAAGAAAAACTGCTGAGAAGATAAAGCTTCCAATGGCTGTTGCATTTTCTGGTGGCAAAGACAGCTTGGCTGTTTTAGGATTAATGCTCGAAGAATTTGGGGGAGGTTTTACGATTTTCTTCAACAACACAGGGATAGAATTCCCTGAAACTCTGCAGTACATTGAGGATATGAAGAAAGACCTTAAAGACAAAGACATTGAGTTCATAGTTGCCGATGCTAAAGATGCTTTCTGGCATGCTATAAATGTCTTTTCTCCGCCTGGAAGAGACTACCGCTGGTGCTGTAAGGTTACAAAGCTCGGTCCCATAACACTGACAATAAAAGAGCATTATCCACAAGGTGTTTTGATGTTTGTAGGACAGAGGAAGTATGAGAGTATCCAGAGGTACAAGCAACCGAGAATTTGGAAAAATCCTTGGGTGCCTAATGAGATAGGAGCTTCCCCAATATTCCACTGGAATGCCCTCGAAGTGTGGCTCTACATTTTCTCAAGGAAGCTAAAGTACAATCCGCTCTACGAAAAAAGACTAGACAGAATTGGCTGCTTCTTATGCCCTAGCTCATCCCTAGCTGAAATCTACACTCTTAAAGAGGAAAAACCAGAGCTGTGGGATAGATGGGAGAAAGAACTCGAAAAATGGAGGAAGCGTCTTGATCTTCCTGAAGAATGGATAACCTATGGATTCTGGAGATGGAGACAACTCAGCAGAGGACAGAAGAAGCTGGCGGAACAGCTTGGAATTGAGCTTCCAGAGAAGAGGGTCTGGGAACCAGTGAGATATTCCATTGAAGAGCATGATGATGGATACTTAGTAAAGCTAAACACAGCAATAAACTTGAAGAGAATTAAAGAAGTTGCTCCCATTCTTGGTGAAGTTGAAATAGGAGAAAATTACATAAAGGTTGGTGAAATAGTTTTCAAAGAAGAGGGAATATTTACCTCTGAACGGAGAGAAGGTGTTCAAGCATATTATCTCGTCAAGAGGGCTTATGAATGTGTTGGCTGTGGAGTTTGTGTCGGGAGATGTCCAGAAAATGCGCTGAGCATAAATCCAAAGACGAGAAAAATTGTCGTTGATTATACAAAATGCATCCACTGTGGGGAGTGTATGGAAGTATGTCCCCTGTTAAAAATCAAAAATCCAAGGGAAGAAAGCCAGCTTTAA
- a CDS encoding MarR family transcriptional regulator → MSPVKNQKSKGRKPALIIILALIFLLPLAFSQEEYDYNIESYSIYFDIINDNTVKETIEISLTANTNFSRYVFYSDYPIENPDAIVKINGEMKVVNVSVSKIVGGINAVYVKFPIVHPGDRVEIRISFYSSGMLQNVQNKKQFAYYIKFSQPVGVFYVRLFVPKGYAILSPVIPSPDMVESSENRLVLEWKRENIKAGEEFYFIVGFSGEIKGFSPLWLVVIFVSAFAGGFFAGMLYKERRGKEKVEILRSDEEKIIELLKNGPVLQSELVKRLGVSKAKVSLLLKDMEKKGLIERVKEGRSYLVKLKES, encoded by the coding sequence ATGTCCCCTGTTAAAAATCAAAAATCCAAGGGAAGAAAGCCAGCTTTAATCATAATATTAGCCCTCATTTTCCTCCTTCCACTTGCTTTTTCCCAAGAAGAGTATGACTACAACATAGAGAGCTACTCAATTTATTTTGACATAATCAACGACAACACTGTAAAAGAGACAATTGAAATCAGCTTAACTGCAAATACGAATTTCAGCAGATACGTGTTCTACTCGGACTATCCAATAGAAAATCCCGACGCAATCGTGAAAATTAATGGAGAAATGAAGGTTGTAAATGTAAGCGTGAGCAAAATAGTTGGCGGGATTAATGCCGTGTATGTGAAATTTCCTATAGTGCATCCAGGAGACAGAGTTGAAATCAGAATAAGCTTCTACTCCTCGGGAATGCTGCAGAATGTCCAAAATAAAAAGCAGTTTGCATACTACATAAAATTCAGCCAACCTGTAGGTGTATTCTATGTCAGGCTGTTTGTTCCAAAAGGATATGCAATTCTCTCACCAGTAATTCCCTCTCCAGACATGGTAGAAAGCTCAGAGAACAGGCTCGTGTTGGAATGGAAGAGAGAGAACATCAAAGCTGGAGAGGAGTTCTATTTTATCGTTGGTTTCTCTGGAGAAATCAAGGGCTTCTCCCCTCTGTGGCTTGTCGTAATATTTGTATCTGCATTTGCGGGAGGATTCTTTGCAGGGATGCTGTATAAGGAGAGAAGAGGCAAAGAGAAAGTGGAGATACTCAGAAGTGATGAAGAAAAGATTATTGAGCTTCTGAAAAACGGACCGGTTTTGCAGAGTGAACTCGTTAAGAGGCTTGGTGTCTCCAAAGCAAAAGTTAGCCTTCTTCTAAAAGATATGGAGAAAAAGGGACTAATTGAGCGTGTTAAAGAAGGGAGAAGCTATCTCGTTAAGCTCAAAGAAAGCTAA
- a CDS encoding HVO_0476 family zinc finger protein, which translates to MEFECPECGSENVEVIKERGREVTLKCLDCGNVWILTLPKLVKIPLIVSKHERSFKAEAELPEDEEIKVGDIVEIENDEVRITGIELEGNRRVNKAKVSEVKTLWGESLRYPKIIGVSIYLPKGITQSFKVQVDRDEEFVVGEVLEVEGYTFKVEKIKTDRKMLTHGKAKADKIVRLMGHQIRARARRKLKIYRGYESVGG; encoded by the coding sequence ATGGAGTTTGAATGTCCAGAATGTGGGAGCGAAAATGTTGAAGTGATTAAAGAGAGAGGAAGAGAAGTTACACTTAAGTGTCTTGACTGCGGCAACGTCTGGATACTCACTTTGCCAAAGCTTGTGAAGATTCCTCTCATTGTTAGCAAGCACGAGAGAAGCTTCAAAGCTGAGGCAGAGCTCCCAGAAGATGAGGAAATCAAAGTTGGGGATATAGTTGAGATTGAGAACGATGAAGTTAGAATCACAGGCATAGAACTCGAAGGGAACAGAAGAGTGAACAAAGCGAAGGTGAGTGAAGTTAAAACGCTCTGGGGAGAAAGCTTGAGATATCCAAAAATCATTGGCGTCTCGATTTACCTGCCCAAAGGGATTACACAGTCATTCAAAGTTCAAGTGGACAGAGATGAGGAGTTTGTCGTTGGAGAAGTCCTCGAAGTTGAAGGATACACTTTCAAGGTTGAGAAGATAAAGACAGATAGGAAAATGCTCACACACGGAAAAGCAAAGGCAGACAAGATTGTGAGGCTGATGGGGCACCAGATAAGAGCAAGAGCACGCAGAAAGCTCAAGATTTATAGAGGATATGAAAGTGTGGGGGGATAA
- a CDS encoding protein-L-isoaspartate(D-aspartate) O-methyltransferase, with protein sequence MNEEELYERWVKLVRQLERERIIKSERVKKAFLKVPRYKFVPERYKHYAHVDEPLPISAGQTISAPHMVAIMLELADLKEGMNVLEIGTGSGWNAALIYELVKRDVYTIERIPELVEFARRNLERAGYKDKVHVILGDGTKGFPPKAPYDRIIVAAGAPKIPEPFIEQLKVGGKLIIPVGNYHLWQELYEVIKLDEKGRIKVINHGGVAFVPLIGEHGWRE encoded by the coding sequence ATGAATGAGGAAGAACTTTATGAGAGATGGGTAAAGCTTGTTAGACAGCTTGAAAGGGAAAGGATAATTAAAAGTGAGCGGGTTAAGAAGGCTTTTCTAAAAGTTCCAAGATATAAATTTGTTCCCGAAAGATACAAGCACTATGCCCATGTTGATGAGCCATTGCCAATTTCCGCTGGACAAACCATTAGCGCTCCTCACATGGTAGCAATAATGCTCGAGCTTGCTGACCTAAAAGAAGGCATGAATGTTCTCGAAATTGGGACTGGAAGCGGGTGGAACGCGGCTTTAATTTATGAGCTTGTCAAGAGAGATGTTTATACAATTGAGCGAATTCCCGAGTTAGTGGAGTTTGCAAGGAGAAACTTGGAGAGAGCCGGCTACAAAGATAAGGTGCATGTGATTTTAGGAGATGGGACGAAAGGATTTCCTCCCAAAGCCCCATACGACAGAATAATAGTCGCAGCTGGCGCTCCAAAAATCCCAGAGCCCTTTATAGAACAGCTCAAAGTTGGTGGAAAGCTGATAATACCTGTTGGAAATTACCACCTATGGCAAGAGCTGTATGAGGTAATAAAGCTTGATGAGAAAGGAAGAATAAAAGTGATAAATCACGGCGGAGTTGCGTTTGTTCCATTAATTGGAGAGCATGGGTGGAGGGAATAA
- a CDS encoding HAD-IB family phosphatase, translating into MKIKLIAFDLEGTLVKSKSSWVELHKRFGTWDKGKEYAERFFRGEFDYQTWADLDASLWKGRKREEILEWANSVEYMEGVEELFEFLRENNFKIAIISGGLMCLAKRVADELNADYVFANELIFDEEGRVTGKVIARVDFQNKGEILAKLKEELKPSLTIAVGDGHNDIAMFKVADVSIAVNPHEGVEGDYVAKDLKEVKEIIKEILEERGQ; encoded by the coding sequence ATGAAGATTAAATTAATAGCTTTTGATTTGGAAGGAACGCTGGTAAAATCAAAGTCAAGCTGGGTAGAACTGCACAAGCGCTTTGGTACTTGGGATAAGGGAAAAGAATATGCCGAGAGATTTTTTAGAGGGGAGTTTGATTATCAAACGTGGGCGGATTTAGATGCATCTCTTTGGAAAGGACGTAAGAGAGAGGAAATCTTGGAGTGGGCAAATTCTGTTGAGTACATGGAAGGAGTTGAAGAGCTCTTTGAATTTTTGAGAGAGAACAATTTTAAAATTGCCATAATCAGCGGGGGTTTAATGTGTCTCGCAAAGAGGGTTGCAGATGAGCTTAACGCGGATTATGTGTTTGCAAATGAGCTCATTTTCGATGAAGAAGGCAGAGTAACAGGAAAAGTCATTGCAAGGGTTGATTTCCAGAATAAAGGAGAAATTTTAGCAAAGTTAAAAGAGGAGCTTAAGCCTTCATTAACAATAGCTGTTGGGGATGGACACAACGACATTGCGATGTTCAAAGTGGCTGATGTCAGCATAGCGGTAAATCCTCACGAAGGTGTTGAAGGTGATTATGTTGCAAAGGACTTGAAGGAAGTGAAAGAAATTATCAAGGAGATTTTAGAAGAAAGAGGTCAGTGA
- a CDS encoding A24 family peptidase C-terminal domain-containing protein: protein MELFLIGLGVIMGVLTSYTDIKTGFIDDKHVLPIAGAGILYYAYQGIKNGDYLCAFSGIIGLGIGLLIGYVLYLIGGWASGDVIILASYAALFPYASEFARIKAPYAVYYPLHALTLFFNSILAVFPFLFIYALGSLIVKKKIDKLKAVFTENIMLTIELVLWIMASLGFFITLQYYFGVALHPLIRWVGTLVLLGILGKYKKVGNTLGVIALVVFTYIIGFVFLLSFAKLLVVFYIFKVFFSIVKVLRDEILIERRSVEELKEWDILGEWIYEKNGEILRDRESFTDKFKKALATGDLSLLKPSYENVIASPTAEGLTKEQIEKLKRLVEEGKLENEFIVRKAMPFAPALFLGFLISVFYGDLFWLLLQKMSGL, encoded by the coding sequence ATGGAGCTGTTTTTAATAGGCCTTGGGGTTATTATGGGTGTTCTTACATCGTATACCGACATCAAAACTGGATTCATTGACGACAAACATGTGCTTCCGATAGCAGGGGCAGGCATTTTATACTATGCCTACCAGGGCATTAAAAATGGGGATTATCTTTGTGCTTTCTCGGGGATAATTGGATTGGGAATTGGACTCTTAATAGGTTATGTGCTGTATTTAATTGGAGGATGGGCAAGCGGTGATGTAATAATATTGGCCTCATATGCAGCTCTTTTTCCATATGCTTCTGAGTTTGCAAGAATTAAAGCTCCGTATGCAGTTTATTATCCATTACATGCGCTGACGCTATTTTTTAATAGTATACTTGCTGTATTCCCATTTCTCTTCATATATGCCCTAGGGAGCTTAATCGTCAAGAAAAAAATAGATAAGCTGAAAGCCGTCTTTACCGAAAACATCATGCTTACCATTGAACTGGTTCTTTGGATTATGGCATCACTTGGGTTTTTCATAACTTTGCAATATTATTTTGGCGTTGCATTGCATCCACTGATTAGGTGGGTTGGAACTTTAGTGCTGCTAGGAATATTGGGAAAATACAAAAAAGTTGGTAACACACTTGGAGTCATAGCATTGGTTGTTTTCACCTATATTATTGGATTTGTCTTTTTATTGTCTTTTGCAAAGCTCTTGGTTGTATTCTATATTTTCAAAGTTTTCTTCTCCATTGTTAAAGTTCTTAGAGACGAAATACTCATAGAGAGAAGATCCGTTGAGGAGCTTAAAGAGTGGGATATTCTTGGAGAGTGGATTTACGAAAAGAACGGAGAAATTCTAAGAGACAGAGAAAGCTTCACAGATAAATTCAAAAAAGCTTTAGCTACTGGCGATTTAAGTCTCCTAAAGCCCAGTTATGAAAATGTCATAGCATCTCCAACTGCCGAAGGCTTAACCAAAGAACAAATAGAGAAGCTCAAAAGGCTTGTTGAGGAAGGAAAGCTCGAAAACGAGTTCATCGTTAGGAAAGCGATGCCCTTTGCACCAGCGCTCTTTTTAGGATTTTTAATCTCTGTCTTTTATGGTGATCTATTTTGGTTATTGCTCCAAAAGATGAGTGGGCTTTAG
- a CDS encoding class III signal peptide-containing protein: MRELKRAQTALEYLFMVAAALILVAVTLRVILDSMRQINIVIANYTTVMRQKLIENL, translated from the coding sequence GTGAGAGAATTGAAGCGAGCTCAAACTGCACTGGAGTATTTGTTTATGGTGGCTGCAGCTTTGATACTCGTTGCTGTAACCTTAAGGGTCATTCTAGACAGCATGAGGCAGATAAACATAGTTATAGCAAACTATACCACTGTTATGAGACAGAAGCTCATAGAAAACCTTTAG
- a CDS encoding ASCH domain-containing protein: MRVYKLYVRDEYLEMIKSGKKRIEVRVAYPQIRDIKAKDKILFNNLIPAEVISVKKYETFRQVLREEPIEKIFPDSPSFEKALKRFHEMYPKWKENRYGVIAIKFRLLKPKSKGE; this comes from the coding sequence ATGAGAGTTTATAAATTGTATGTAAGGGATGAATACCTTGAAATGATAAAAAGCGGAAAAAAGAGAATTGAGGTTAGGGTGGCATATCCTCAAATAAGAGATATCAAAGCGAAGGATAAGATACTTTTCAACAATCTCATTCCAGCTGAAGTAATTAGTGTAAAGAAATACGAAACATTCAGGCAGGTGCTTAGGGAAGAGCCAATCGAGAAGATATTTCCAGACAGCCCAAGCTTTGAAAAAGCTTTAAAGAGATTTCATGAAATGTATCCAAAATGGAAGGAAAACCGCTACGGTGTCATTGCCATTAAATTCCGCCTTCTGAAACCAAAATCGAAAGGTGAGTAA
- a CDS encoding ASCH domain-containing protein — MKNLKFDGRYKDMILSGKKRATIRLGRKMNLKPGDEVLIHSGGYVLAKGIIKRVETKKVSELTDEDARLDGFKNKEELIKALKEHYKHLTPNTPATIIEFELTKVLDKPILSADFPYEGNNPIEIAEKALKYLDNLSFEEIALLNLFLKEGSLRKAAYKLGGLNKRYKIREVLRKAYEELKKKDLMEPKI; from the coding sequence GTGAAGAACCTAAAATTCGACGGACGCTATAAGGATATGATACTCAGCGGAAAAAAGAGGGCAACCATAAGATTGGGAAGAAAGATGAATCTAAAGCCTGGCGATGAAGTGCTGATACATTCTGGCGGGTATGTATTGGCTAAGGGAATAATAAAGAGAGTTGAAACAAAGAAAGTTTCTGAGCTCACTGACGAAGATGCCCGACTAGATGGATTTAAAAACAAGGAGGAGCTGATAAAAGCCTTGAAAGAGCATTACAAACATCTAACTCCAAATACACCAGCAACAATAATCGAATTCGAACTCACAAAAGTTCTAGATAAACCCATTCTCTCAGCAGACTTTCCATATGAAGGTAACAATCCAATCGAAATTGCAGAAAAGGCACTCAAATACCTTGACAATCTAAGCTTTGAGGAAATCGCACTTTTAAACCTCTTCTTGAAAGAAGGAAGCCTTAGAAAGGCAGCATATAAGCTTGGAGGACTAAACAAGAGGTACAAAATTAGGGAAGTCTTAAGAAAAGCCTATGAAGAGCTCAAAAAGAAAGATTTAATGGAACCAAAAATTTAA
- a CDS encoding Lrp/AsnC ligand binding domain-containing protein produces the protein MKVILFISVLEEKVSEIKEQLWKRGLIEEIHQIRGDPNIVAVMNVEDERSLRDVALEISRMRGVYSIRIYPVAEHHTKEELKEYWNSRQQIWVY, from the coding sequence GTGAAGGTTATACTGTTCATAAGTGTGCTTGAGGAAAAAGTTAGCGAGATTAAGGAGCAATTATGGAAGAGAGGGCTAATAGAGGAAATTCATCAAATTAGAGGAGACCCAAATATAGTGGCAGTTATGAACGTTGAAGATGAGAGAAGCTTAAGAGACGTTGCCCTTGAAATTTCTCGAATGAGAGGTGTGTACTCAATAAGAATTTACCCGGTGGCAGAACACCATACAAAGGAGGAGCTAAAAGAGTATTGGAATTCAAGACAGCAGATATGGGTGTATTAA